A window of Castor canadensis chromosome 10, mCasCan1.hap1v2, whole genome shotgun sequence contains these coding sequences:
- the Proz gene encoding vitamin K-dependent protein Z → MAGCVPLLWSLIFILVLHQAEVSVFLSASRANSALGRWKRAGSYLLEEIFQGNLERECYEEICIYEEAREVFENGALTDGFWRQYGGGSPCISQPCLNNGTCQDHIRTYTCTCSPGYEGRNCAMATNECHPERTDGCQHFCHPGQASYMCSCAKGYKLGPDHKSCIPNERCACGALTSGDITTPEGSPWNPPSFLWQVKLTNSKGKDFCGGVLIQEDFVLTTARCSLRHRNISVKVGSDRSEDAVSIRIKSIHVHMRYEEESGQNDISLLELERPVQCPSVGLPICIPERDFAERVLIPGTKGLLSGWTLNDTDLGAMPTRLPVTTVDGEECGQALNVTVTTRMCCERGRTGAGQWVEGSVVTREHKGTWFLTGILGLPSREEQGNMFLLTTVPRYSLWFKQIMK, encoded by the exons TGTTTCTTTCAGCCTCTAGAGCAAACTCGGCTCTGGGGAGATGGAAGCGCGCTGGCTCCTACCTCCTGGAAGAGATCTTTCAGGGGAACTTGGAGAGGGAATGCTATGAAGAAATCTGCATTTATGAAGAAGCAAGAGAAGTGTTTGAAAATGGTGCGCTCACA GATGGATTCTGGAGACAGTATGGAG gTGGCTCTCCATGCATCTCCCAGCCCTGCCTCAACAATGGGACATGCCAGGACCACATTCGCACCTACACCTGCACCTGCTCCCCTGGCTACGAGGGCAGGAACTGCGCGATGG ctACAAATGAATGTCACCCAGAGAGGACAGATGGGTGCCAGCACTTCTGCCACCCAGGGCAGGCCTCCTATATGTGCAGCTGTGCGAAGGGTTACAAGCTGGGTCCAGACCACAAGTCGTGCATTCCAAACG AGAGGTGTGCATGTGGTGCCCTGACATCTGGAGACATCACAACCCCAGAGGGAAGCCCGTGGAATCCCCCCAGCTTCCTGTGGCAG gtCAAGTTAACAAATTCCAAAGGGAAAGACTTCTGTGGTGGTGTTCTAATACAGGAAGATTTTGTATTGACAACAGCAAGATGTTCACTAAGACATAGAAATATTAGTGTGAAAGTAG ggtctgaCAGGAGCGAGGACGCAGTGAGCATCAGGATCAAGAGCATTCATGTGCACATGCGGTACGAGGAGGAGTCAGGGCAGAATGACATCTCGCTGCTGGAGCTGGAGAGGCCAGTGCAGTGTCCCAGCGTGGGGCTCCCCATCTGCATCCCCGAGAGGGACTTCGCTGAGCGTGTCCTCATTCCAGGGACAAAGGGCCTCCTCAGTGGCTGGACGCTCAATGACACAGACCTGGGTGCCATGCCAACAAGGCTGCCAGTCACAACTGTGGATGGGGAGGAATGTGGACAGGCCCTGAATGTGACCGTCACAACAAGGATGTGCTGTGAGAGGGGCAGGACAGGGGCAGGGCAGTGGGTCGAAGGAAGTGTGGTCACCAGAGAACACAAGGGCACCTGGTTCCTCACAGGGATTCTGGGGTTACCATCAAGAGAAGAACAAGGAAATATGTTCCTTCTCACCACAGTCCCAAGATACTCACTCTGGTTTAAACAGATAATGAAGTAA